Sequence from the Nocardia brasiliensis genome:
TCGTAGGTGTCGTAGAACGGCGCGCCGCCGTCGAGCATGTTCTCGCCCCGCGGGAAGTTCCACAGGCCGAGGTGGTGCAGGCCGTGCATAGACGCGGTGAACAGCGCCGCGCCGTCGACCATCGCCGCGTCGATCACCTGGCCCTTGCCGGACCGTTCCCGTTCGTACAGCGCGCCGAGCACCCCGAGCGCGAGCAGCAGGCCGCCGCCCGCGAAATCGCCGAGCATGTTCGCCGGCGCCACCGGCGCCTCGCCCGCCCGGCCGACCAGTCCGAGCGCGCCGGACACGGCGATGTAGTCGATATCGTGGCCGGCGGTGTGCGCCAGCGGACCCTGCTGCCCCCAGCCGGTCATCCGGCCGTAGATCAGACGCGGGTTGCGTGCCGCCAGATCGGCGGGGCCGATGCCGAGGCGTTCGGTGACCCCGGGCCGGAATCCCTCGATGAGCACATCCGCGTGCTCGGCCAGCTCGAGCAGCGTGTCCCGGTCGTCGGGGTTCTTGAGGTCGAGGGTGATGCTGTGCTTCCCGCGGTCCAGCGGACCCTCCGGGGAGACGATGCCCTCGCCGGGCTTGCCGCCGCGGTCAACGCGCAGCACCTGCGCGCCGAGATCGGCCAGGATCATCGCCCCGAACGGGCCGGGCGCGAGGCTGGCGATCTCGATGACTTTGACTCCGTGCAGTGGTCCCATGTCTCCGCTCTCTGTCGTCCTGGACGCGGGCATGCGGCCACGGCCGAACCCCGCCCGTCCGGTCGGTGTCCCGACGGTAGGGCGGACTCGGGGCGCGGCCAATGACCGTCGCGCTCGAGAAACCGTGACCGCGGCGCTCACGCTCAGTCCACGCGCGCCAATCGCGCGAGGATGGTCGCCGCCATGGCGGCGGGGTCGCCGTGATCGGGCCGCAGCACGAGTTCGGCGTCGGTCGGAGCTTCGTACGGGTCGTCGATGCCGGTGAACCCGCTGATCTCGCCGGCGCGCGCCTTGGCGTACATGCCCTTCGGGTCGCGGGCCTCGCAGACCTCCAGCGGCGTATCGACGAAGACCTCGACGAACGGGATGCCCGCCGCGAGGTGCGCGGCGCGCACTCGGTCACGGTCGGCACGGTACGGGCTGATCAGCGAGACCACCGCCACCACACCGGCGTCGGCGAACAAGCGGGCGACCTCGCCGACCCTGCGGATGTTCTCGACCCGGTCGGCGGCGCTGAAGCCGAGATCGGCATTCAGTCCGTGGCGCAGGTTGTCCCCGTCGAGCAGGAAGGCGGGGCGGCCCGCGGCGACCAGGCGGCGTTCGAGTTCCACTGCGACGGTCGACTTTCCGGAGCCGGAAAGCCCGGTCAGCCAGACCGTGAGCCCGCGCGTGGCCCGTTCGTCGCGCCCGACCGCGGTGGCATGCCAGACCACCCGGGACGAGGGCAGCGTCGGGCCGGTGATCATGCCCGCGGCCACGGTGTTGTTGGTCGTTTCGTCGACCAGGATGAAGCTGCCGGTGCTGCGATTGCGCCGGTACGGGTCGAAAAGCAGCGGCTGGCGGGTGCGCAGCTGAATGCGACCGATCTCGTTGAGCGACAGCGTTTCCGGGCTCTCGTCACGGTGCAGCGTGTTGACGTCGAGCCGGTAGTCGAGGCTGCGCACCTCGGCGGTGGCCGTGCGGGTGGTGTGCCGGATGGTGTAGGTCGCGCCGGGGGAGAGCTGGGAGTCGTCGGCGAACCAGCACACCATGGCGTCGAGATCGCGCCCGGCGCTGGGCCGGTTGTTCGGCCGGCAGATCATGTCACCGCGTGCGATATCGATCTCGTCGGCGAGCTGGATCGTGACCGCTTGCGGCGGAAACGCTTCGGCGACGGGCTTGCCGCCCGGACCCCAGATGGCCGCGACGGTGGTGGTCAATCCCGAAGGCAGCACCGCCACCTCGTCACCGGGCTTGAAGACCCCGCCCGCGACAGTGCCCGCGTAGCCGCGAAAATCCCGGGCGTGCCTGCGGATCACGTACTGCACCGGGAATCGGGCATCGATCAGGTTACGGTCGGAGGCGATGTGCACCTGCTCGAGGTGGTGCAGCAGCGGAGTGCCCTCGTACCAGGGCATGCTCGCGCCGCGGTGCACGATGTTCTCGCCGTGCAGCGCCGACATCGGCACGAAGGTCAGGTCGGAGACGTCCAATTTCGAGGCGAACTGGGCGAATTCGGTGCGGATCTCCTCGAACCTGGCCTGCGACCAGTCCACCAGGTCCATCTTGTTGACGCACAGCACCAGGTGCGGGATGCCGAGCAGGCCGGCCAGGAAGGCGTGCCTGCGGGTCTGCTCGACGACCCCTTTGCGCGCGTCGACCAGGATCAGCGCGAGGTCGGCGGTAGACGCTCCGGTCACCATGTTCCTGGTGTACTGGATGTGGCCCGGCGTGTCGGCGATGATGAATTTTCTTCTCGGCGTGGCGAAGTAGCGGTGCGCCACATCAATGGTGATGCCCTGTTCGCGTTCGGCGCGCAGTCCGTCGGTGAGCAGGGCGAGGTTGGGGTAGTCGTCGCCGCGGTCGCGGCTGGTGCGTTCCACCGCGGCGAGTTGATCGGTGAAGATCGTCTTGGAGTCGAAGAGCAGCCTGCCGATGAGGGTGGACTTGCCGTCGTCGACGCTGCCCGCGGTGGCGAGGCGCAGCAGGGTGGCGCTCATCAGAAGTAGCCCTCTCGTTTGCGATCTTCCATGCCCGCCTCGGAGATCCGGTCGTCGGCGCGGGTGGCGCCGCGCTCGGTGACCCGGGCGGCGGCCACCTCGGTGACCACCTCGGCGGGGGTGGCCGCGGCGGATTCCACGCAGCCGGTGCAGGTGGCGTCGCCGACCGTGCGGAAGCGCACCGTGGTCTCGTACGGCTGTTCACCGTCGAGCAGCCGCAGAAACCTGGTGTGCGCCAGCAGCATTCCGTCGCGTTGCACCACCGGCCTGCGATGCGCGTAGTAGAGCGGCGGCAGGTCGATGCCCTCGGCGGCGATATAGGTCCAGATGTCGAGCTCGGTCCAGTTCGACAGCGGGAATACGCGAATGTGTTCGCCCGCACGGTGTTTGCCGTTATAGAGGTTCCACAGCTCGGGTCGTTGGCCGCGCGGGTCCCACTGGCCGTATTCGTCGCGGAAGCTGAACACGCGCTCCTTGGCGCGCGCCTTCTCCTCGTCGCGGCGCGCGCCGCCGAAGACGGCGTCGAAGCCGCCCTCCTTGATCGAGCGCAGCAGCGTCGCGGTCTGTAATCGGTTGCGCGAGGCCCGCGGGCCGGTGTCCTCGGTGACCCGGCCCGCGTCGATATCGTCCTGCACCCGGCCGACGACCAGGCGCAGCCCGAGCCGGGCGACGGTCTCGTCGCGGTAGGCGATCACCTCGTCGAAATTGTGTCCGGTATCGATATGCAACACCGGGAACGGCAGCGGCGCGGGCCA
This genomic interval carries:
- a CDS encoding CaiB/BaiF CoA transferase family protein, which gives rise to MGPLHGVKVIEIASLAPGPFGAMILADLGAQVLRVDRGGKPGEGIVSPEGPLDRGKHSITLDLKNPDDRDTLLELAEHADVLIEGFRPGVTERLGIGPADLAARNPRLIYGRMTGWGQQGPLAHTAGHDIDYIAVSGALGLVGRAGEAPVAPANMLGDFAGGGLLLALGVLGALYERERSGKGQVIDAAMVDGAALFTASMHGLHHLGLWNFPRGENMLDGGAPFYDTYECADGEYLAVGCVEIPFYNQMLAILGIDDPDLPFQLDKNGWPRLKEVLGAKFKERTRDEWTELFAGSDACVAPVLSPWEAHEHPHNVARNAFITVNGVLQPAPAPRFDRTPTEPPEPLSADPQQVRKLLSGWGVPAAALDRLGS
- the cysC gene encoding adenylyl-sulfate kinase; translation: MSATLLRLATAGSVDDGKSTLIGRLLFDSKTIFTDQLAAVERTSRDRGDDYPNLALLTDGLRAEREQGITIDVAHRYFATPRRKFIIADTPGHIQYTRNMVTGASTADLALILVDARKGVVEQTRRHAFLAGLLGIPHLVLCVNKMDLVDWSQARFEEIRTEFAQFASKLDVSDLTFVPMSALHGENIVHRGASMPWYEGTPLLHHLEQVHIASDRNLIDARFPVQYVIRRHARDFRGYAGTVAGGVFKPGDEVAVLPSGLTTTVAAIWGPGGKPVAEAFPPQAVTIQLADEIDIARGDMICRPNNRPSAGRDLDAMVCWFADDSQLSPGATYTIRHTTRTATAEVRSLDYRLDVNTLHRDESPETLSLNEIGRIQLRTRQPLLFDPYRRNRSTGSFILVDETTNNTVAAGMITGPTLPSSRVVWHATAVGRDERATRGLTVWLTGLSGSGKSTVAVELERRLVAAGRPAFLLDGDNLRHGLNADLGFSAADRVENIRRVGEVARLFADAGVVAVVSLISPYRADRDRVRAAHLAAGIPFVEVFVDTPLEVCEARDPKGMYAKARAGEISGFTGIDDPYEAPTDAELVLRPDHGDPAAMAATILARLARVD
- the cysD gene encoding sulfate adenylyltransferase subunit CysD, which translates into the protein MSQYAKSTASTYELPHLDALEAESAHIFREVAATFERPVLLFSGGKDSVVMLHLAAKAFWPAPLPFPVLHIDTGHNFDEVIAYRDETVARLGLRLVVGRVQDDIDAGRVTEDTGPRASRNRLQTATLLRSIKEGGFDAVFGGARRDEEKARAKERVFSFRDEYGQWDPRGQRPELWNLYNGKHRAGEHIRVFPLSNWTELDIWTYIAAEGIDLPPLYYAHRRPVVQRDGMLLAHTRFLRLLDGEQPYETTVRFRTVGDATCTGCVESAAATPAEVVTEVAAARVTERGATRADDRISEAGMEDRKREGYF